The following coding sequences are from one Formosa haliotis window:
- a CDS encoding YhjD/YihY/BrkB family envelope integrity protein, giving the protein MSYLFGVYIEDFSRYNELYGSIGALLILMFYLWINCNIFLLGYELNISLRQLHKSQ; this is encoded by the coding sequence GTGTCTTATTTATTTGGAGTTTATATAGAAGATTTTTCAAGATATAACGAATTGTACGGTTCTATAGGTGCTTTGTTAATTTTAATGTTTTATTTGTGGATTAACTGTAATATATTTTTGTTAGGTTACGAATTAAATATATCACTACGTCAATTGCATAAAAGTCAATAA